In Pseudobacter ginsenosidimutans, the following are encoded in one genomic region:
- a CDS encoding RagB/SusD family nutrient uptake outer membrane protein, with the protein MKQLFILFAAFILPGCNKFLDKPGDPTRKVPKTVADVQMLLDQPLANGSTFIGADEYYVSAAFWLYMMEANANYYFTWLPNNNTAMVGRDFWKESYNAIFNTNVGIEILNKVPVTAANKKEWELAKGSAHFVRAWSFLSVAWLYANTWHEERSKNDLGAVIDLDSDFLNKLSRSTVAETYDQILKDAQEAVKYLPLYPDNPVRPSRLAAYGLLARIYLSMRKYDEALQQCNLYLAELNALLDYNNPAEVQVDNDYPFSLFNKEVIYNNASVYSGSTFYPLDFNTVAVDTGIIKSFHNNDLRKRAFFKDYGEFWQFAGSSMYETPMTGICTDELYITRAECYARQGETGKAMKDLNDLLITRWTSGTFVPFTASTKEEALTIILDERKKELLFRGLRWMDIKRLNEEGANISIIRKSPDHTKTGVLLPGSPRFAMQLPEDLVINFGYQQNPKE; encoded by the coding sequence ATGAAACAGCTGTTCATACTTTTTGCAGCATTCATCCTGCCGGGCTGTAACAAATTCCTCGACAAGCCGGGAGATCCAACCAGAAAGGTCCCAAAGACTGTGGCGGATGTGCAGATGCTGCTGGATCAGCCTTTGGCCAATGGAAGCACATTCATAGGCGCAGATGAATATTATGTGAGTGCTGCGTTTTGGCTATACATGATGGAGGCCAACGCAAACTATTACTTTACCTGGTTGCCCAATAACAATACGGCAATGGTGGGGAGGGATTTCTGGAAAGAATCCTACAATGCAATATTCAACACCAATGTTGGAATTGAAATACTGAACAAAGTACCGGTAACTGCCGCCAACAAAAAAGAATGGGAGTTGGCAAAGGGATCTGCTCATTTCGTCAGGGCCTGGTCTTTTCTCTCCGTTGCCTGGCTTTATGCCAACACCTGGCATGAAGAGAGATCGAAAAATGACCTGGGCGCAGTAATTGATCTTGATTCTGATTTCCTCAATAAATTATCACGGTCTACTGTAGCCGAAACATACGATCAGATCCTCAAAGATGCGCAGGAAGCTGTAAAGTATCTTCCCTTATACCCTGATAATCCGGTAAGGCCATCCAGGCTGGCAGCATATGGTTTGCTGGCAAGAATTTATCTCTCCATGAGAAAATATGATGAAGCGCTTCAGCAATGCAATCTTTACCTCGCGGAATTGAATGCACTCCTGGATTACAACAATCCTGCAGAAGTGCAGGTGGATAATGATTATCCTTTTTCGTTGTTCAATAAAGAGGTGATCTACAATAATGCATCTGTATATTCCGGCAGCACTTTTTATCCGCTGGATTTCAATACCGTGGCTGTAGATACGGGCATCATCAAATCCTTTCACAACAATGATCTGCGGAAGAGGGCCTTCTTCAAAGATTATGGAGAGTTCTGGCAGTTTGCAGGAAGCTCGATGTATGAAACACCTATGACAGGTATCTGTACAGATGAGTTGTACATCACACGCGCAGAATGTTATGCCAGGCAAGGGGAAACAGGTAAAGCCATGAAAGATCTCAATGACCTGCTCATTACCCGGTGGACATCGGGCACATTCGTTCCCTTTACAGCCAGTACAAAAGAAGAAGCGCTGACAATCATTCTGGATGAAAGAAAAAAGGAGTTGCTTTTCCGCGGACTGCGTTGGATGGACATCAAACGCCTGAATGAAGAAGGAGCGAATATCTCCATCATCAGGAAATCTCCTGATCATACTAAAACAGGCGTGCTTCTACCCGGCAGCCCACGCTTTGCCATGCAATTGCCGGAAGATCTTGTAATCAATTTCGGATACCAGCAGAACCCCAAAGAATAA
- a CDS encoding ABC transporter ATP-binding protein: METPIVSVRHLSHRYNVQWAVNDVSFELSARGVYGLLGANGAGKSTIMNIMCGVLNQTKGDVFIKGIDMLAQPVAAKKLIGFLPQTPPLQSELTVEEFLTHCARIRLMPKNTIKAAVDEVMQKCNVAHFSRRLIGNLSGGYQQRVGIAQAIIHRPEFVVMDEPTNGLDPNQIIEIRTLIREIAEDRTVVLSTHILQEVQAICDHIWMINEGKFVFSGTLHEFDNYILPSSLMVTMMNPPSLAELQQLEGVQQAEAIDRNKFRIRYTDAQEVTDLLVLHSGRNNWRISELSLEKYSLDNIFSELSRKK; the protein is encoded by the coding sequence ATGGAAACACCAATTGTAAGTGTTCGGCATCTTTCTCACCGCTACAATGTTCAGTGGGCGGTGAATGATGTAAGCTTTGAATTGTCCGCAAGAGGCGTATACGGTTTGCTGGGCGCCAATGGAGCCGGCAAGTCTACCATCATGAATATCATGTGTGGTGTGCTCAATCAAACCAAAGGAGACGTATTCATAAAAGGCATCGATATGCTGGCACAGCCGGTGGCTGCCAAAAAGCTGATCGGCTTTCTTCCCCAGACGCCTCCCTTGCAATCCGAGCTTACTGTAGAAGAGTTTCTGACGCATTGCGCCAGGATCAGGCTGATGCCTAAGAATACCATCAAAGCCGCAGTGGATGAAGTGATGCAGAAATGCAATGTTGCTCATTTCAGCCGAAGGCTCATCGGAAATCTATCGGGAGGTTATCAGCAACGTGTTGGTATTGCACAAGCCATTATCCACCGGCCGGAGTTTGTGGTGATGGATGAACCTACCAATGGTCTCGATCCCAATCAGATCATCGAGATCAGAACGCTGATCAGAGAGATCGCTGAAGACCGGACCGTAGTACTGTCTACGCATATTCTGCAGGAAGTGCAGGCTATCTGCGATCATATCTGGATGATCAATGAAGGCAAGTTTGTTTTTTCCGGAACGCTCCATGAATTTGATAACTACATACTGCCATCATCACTGATGGTTACCATGATGAATCCGCCTTCACTAGCTGAATTACAACAGCTGGAAGGCGTGCAGCAGGCAGAAGCCATCGACCGGAATAAATTCCGCATCCGCTATACAGATGCACAGGAAGTGACCGACCTCCTTGTTCTGCATAGCGGGCGCAACAACTGGCGTATCAGTGAGCTATCCCTTGAAAAATATTCGCTAGACAATATTTTCTCCGAACTGTCCCGGAAAAAATAA
- a CDS encoding Gldg family protein — translation MKVILDITSNELRKLFYSPIAWFVMVIFAFQGAGAFAASFGYYVHLKNAGALMYIKDVTYAVFSSEMMGMYGAVPSIMYLFIPLITMNAISREKGTGGIKLLYSSPVSNSQIILGKYLALVLFILLLVLFIFIFGLYGMLNIANADKGLIFCGLLGLFLLGCVYAALGLFMSSITVYPIVAAISTMCLLAFLHFADHWGQGTKFIRDITYWLSLKGRVNTFIKGMITTEDVIYFIAVIAFALSLAVIKLNAARTRRSRRQVAMQYIIASLAMAITGYVTSMPSFKFYHDVTHTQRNTISEESQKVMRKVEDNILITSYTNMQDANTLATALPNSYMIDVHRFEEYTRFKPTMQLDYEYYYKKMPTGFYTEKYPTLNDEQLMDTLRKQNDFDFKIVPHQNLAGKVDLSGEDYRFVREIKLGNGKKTFLRIFNDNNIFPDEGQITAAFKRLVDTLPQVGFVTGHGERSFDITNERGYNTFTQEKTFRYSLINNGFDFEKVELGKPVPEHISILVIADPRQDFTETELNNFQAYVNKGGNLIIAGEPTRQAITNKLVGPLGVNMMPGVIYQPKQNVLSEVMLAKPVIPAEWNSPWLKMSKDRRQQMVMDQACPLEFTGSNGFVATSVCVTDTTPGWVELESTDFENNPPVFNPAAGEKKEPFSSAMALSRKVNQKQQKILVTGDADWMSNMELQTFRKDTWAANFEFICTAFYWLSDGKAPINTSKPEPIDNDISVNREQWKLPSFLLKWGVSFLLLAAGVTVWVRRRRR, via the coding sequence ATGAAAGTCATTTTAGATATTACTTCCAACGAATTAAGGAAGTTGTTCTATTCGCCCATCGCCTGGTTTGTGATGGTAATATTTGCATTCCAGGGAGCCGGCGCATTTGCTGCTTCGTTCGGGTACTATGTTCACCTGAAAAATGCCGGGGCACTGATGTATATCAAGGATGTTACCTATGCAGTGTTCTCCAGTGAAATGATGGGGATGTATGGAGCTGTGCCATCCATCATGTATCTTTTTATTCCACTGATAACCATGAATGCCATCAGCCGCGAAAAAGGAACTGGCGGTATCAAACTTTTGTATTCTTCTCCTGTAAGCAATTCACAGATCATACTCGGAAAGTACCTGGCGCTTGTACTTTTCATCTTACTGCTGGTGCTCTTCATTTTCATCTTTGGCCTTTACGGCATGCTCAATATTGCAAATGCAGACAAGGGTCTTATTTTCTGCGGCCTGTTGGGACTGTTTCTGCTTGGTTGTGTGTATGCCGCGCTGGGATTATTTATGTCGTCCATCACTGTTTACCCGATTGTGGCAGCTATAAGCACCATGTGTCTGCTGGCATTTCTTCATTTTGCAGATCATTGGGGGCAGGGAACAAAATTCATTCGTGATATTACCTACTGGCTTTCATTGAAAGGACGGGTAAATACATTTATCAAAGGGATGATCACCACGGAGGATGTAATTTATTTTATTGCCGTGATCGCTTTTGCGCTGTCACTGGCGGTGATCAAGCTGAATGCAGCCCGTACAAGACGATCCCGCAGGCAGGTAGCCATGCAATACATCATTGCTTCATTGGCGATGGCAATAACCGGTTATGTAACTTCCATGCCATCTTTCAAATTCTATCACGATGTTACACATACGCAGCGAAATACAATTTCTGAAGAAAGCCAGAAAGTGATGCGCAAGGTGGAAGATAATATTCTTATTACTTCCTACACCAATATGCAGGATGCCAATACCCTGGCTACCGCATTGCCGAACAGCTACATGATAGATGTACATCGGTTTGAAGAATATACCCGCTTCAAACCAACCATGCAGCTCGATTATGAATACTACTACAAGAAAATGCCTACAGGGTTCTATACCGAAAAATATCCAACCCTGAATGATGAGCAGTTGATGGATACTCTTCGTAAACAAAATGATTTCGATTTCAAAATTGTTCCACATCAGAACCTCGCAGGTAAAGTTGATCTGTCCGGGGAAGATTACCGGTTTGTAAGAGAGATCAAATTGGGCAATGGAAAGAAAACCTTCCTGCGGATCTTCAACGATAACAATATTTTTCCGGATGAAGGTCAGATCACTGCTGCATTCAAAAGACTGGTTGACACGCTGCCCCAGGTAGGTTTTGTAACCGGACACGGAGAACGCAGCTTCGATATTACCAATGAGCGGGGATACAATACATTCACGCAGGAAAAAACTTTCCGCTATTCACTTATCAATAATGGGTTCGATTTTGAAAAAGTGGAACTGGGCAAACCTGTGCCCGAACATATTTCAATTCTGGTGATAGCAGATCCCCGTCAGGATTTCACTGAAACTGAATTGAATAATTTTCAAGCCTATGTAAACAAGGGAGGAAACCTGATCATTGCAGGGGAACCAACTCGGCAGGCGATCACCAATAAGCTCGTTGGCCCGCTGGGCGTGAATATGATGCCCGGGGTTATCTATCAGCCCAAACAGAATGTACTTTCTGAAGTAATGCTGGCAAAACCGGTGATACCGGCTGAATGGAATTCACCCTGGCTTAAGATGTCGAAAGACAGAAGGCAGCAGATGGTAATGGATCAGGCCTGTCCGCTGGAATTCACCGGCAGTAATGGTTTTGTGGCAACATCCGTTTGCGTTACCGATACTACACCCGGATGGGTTGAACTGGAGAGCACTGATTTTGAAAATAATCCACCCGTTTTCAATCCTGCTGCAGGTGAAAAGAAAGAACCATTCTCTTCAGCGATGGCACTTTCGAGAAAAGTAAATCAGAAGCAACAGAAGATACTGGTAACAGGAGATGCAGACTGGATGAGCAATATGGAACTGCAGACCTTTCGAAAAGATACATGGGCAGCCAACTTCGAATTCATCTGTACTGCTTTCTACTGGCTCTCCGATGGCAAAGCGCCCATCAATACCAGCAAACCTGAACCGATCGATAATGATATTTCCGTGAACAGGGAACAATGGAAACTGCCTTCCTTCCTGCTCAAATGGGGTGTCTCCTTTCTGTTGCTGGCAGCAGGAGTAACAGTTTGGGTACGTCGCAGGAGAAGATAA
- a CDS encoding MutS-related protein, producing the protein MHFIIDSQTLEDLKIFGKKGQDSVYALFNRTVTSGGAEQLQHMFRFPLSDASVISRRAAVIRFFQQYQLALVAKHSEYESAILYLNMRDQRSKLNHDEQFLSRMIRSVMRSDIEFRTIKKGILSLIQLMRSLKDFLKKIEPLLTENTAFREEHEAMNRLLSTPEWQVFFEKKSLTPCYSSLVFFDQLLRFRFYDEVRQLLSLISSMDVYISVAAVADAAGLVFPTALPQENNLLQLAEVWHPHLRKPVANSVVFSADQQLVFLTGANMAGKSTFMKSVGIAVYLAHMGFPVPAKEMRFSVMDGMLTIINLPDNLNSGYSHFYTEVLRVKKVAIQLQQGKRMMVLIDELFRGTNVKDALEATVAVTGKFAKYRNSAFIVSSHIMEAAELLRQHFTQINFQFLPTLMEGNLPVYPRKLETGISADRHGMIIIQNEGILSMLNQSLNEPIHT; encoded by the coding sequence TTGCATTTCATAATCGATAGTCAAACCCTTGAAGATCTGAAGATCTTCGGCAAAAAAGGACAGGATTCAGTTTACGCGCTGTTTAACCGGACTGTTACCAGTGGCGGAGCGGAGCAGCTTCAGCATATGTTCAGGTTTCCTTTGTCTGATGCATCAGTGATCAGCAGGAGAGCAGCTGTGATCCGTTTTTTTCAGCAATACCAACTGGCATTGGTTGCAAAGCATAGCGAGTATGAATCGGCAATCCTGTATCTCAACATGCGCGATCAGCGAAGCAAGCTGAACCATGATGAACAATTCCTTAGCCGGATGATAAGATCCGTGATGCGGTCCGACATTGAATTCAGGACCATCAAAAAAGGGATACTGTCTCTTATTCAGCTGATGCGTTCACTGAAAGATTTCCTGAAGAAGATTGAGCCATTGCTCACAGAAAATACAGCTTTCAGAGAAGAACATGAAGCCATGAACAGGTTGTTGTCAACTCCTGAATGGCAGGTGTTCTTTGAGAAAAAATCTTTGACGCCCTGTTACAGTTCTTTGGTGTTTTTCGATCAGTTGCTGCGCTTCCGTTTCTACGATGAAGTGCGGCAACTTCTTTCCCTGATCTCTTCCATGGATGTTTATATATCCGTAGCTGCTGTTGCAGATGCAGCGGGGTTAGTGTTTCCCACTGCATTGCCGCAGGAGAACAACCTGTTGCAGCTGGCTGAAGTATGGCATCCGCATCTCCGAAAGCCGGTTGCCAACAGTGTTGTATTCTCGGCTGATCAACAGCTGGTTTTTCTTACCGGAGCGAATATGGCAGGCAAATCAACTTTCATGAAATCCGTTGGTATTGCGGTTTACCTGGCACATATGGGTTTTCCGGTTCCTGCAAAAGAGATGAGGTTCTCTGTGATGGACGGCATGCTCACTATCATCAATCTGCCTGATAATCTCAACAGCGGTTACAGCCATTTTTATACGGAAGTACTTCGCGTAAAGAAAGTGGCTATCCAGTTGCAGCAGGGCAAACGGATGATGGTACTGATTGATGAATTGTTCAGAGGGACCAATGTGAAAGATGCGCTGGAAGCCACCGTTGCAGTAACAGGGAAATTTGCTAAGTACAGGAACAGTGCCTTCATTGTATCGAGCCATATCATGGAAGCAGCAGAATTGCTCAGGCAGCACTTTACTCAGATTAATTTTCAATTCCTGCCCACGCTCATGGAAGGCAATCTGCCTGTGTATCCCCGGAAACTTGAAACAGGGATTTCGGCAGACCGGCATGGAATGATCATCATACAGAATGAAGGCATTCTCTCCATGTTAAATCAATCGCTCAATGAACCAATACATACCTGA